In Haliotis asinina isolate JCU_RB_2024 chromosome 15, JCU_Hal_asi_v2, whole genome shotgun sequence, one DNA window encodes the following:
- the LOC137265742 gene encoding gem-associated protein 6-like yields MMEGDTRVHAIYKKDPEEWMQYVYKQVTVQDEEGAEHTGWVFTIDPVSETIVLAQFDQDGNVSIDIIKGSTVTKITVINNNTELYRVQLDQLFRPASSLDLTPDEMKRRQLLLKSWLEKNRIPVTVDGDILTIADALFIEPPYGFENCRSTNEIVLGRIQGLIKNMPEDHDKW; encoded by the coding sequence ATGATGGAGGGTGATACCAGGGTTCACGCCATCTATAAGAAAGATCCTGAAGAGTGGATGCAGTATGTGTATAAACAAGTTACAGTTCAGGATGAAGAAGGGGCAGAACATACAGGCTGGGTGTTCACAATAGACCCAGTTTCAGAAACTATTGTCCTGGCTCAGTTTGATCAAGATGGCAATGTTAGCATTGACATTATTAAAGGCAGCACTGTGACAAAGATTACTGTCATCAACAACAATACAGAACTGTATAGAGTTCAACTTGATCAGCTGTTCAGGCCAGCTTCATCCTTGGACTTGACCCCTGATGAAATGAAGAGAAGACAACTCTTGCTAAAATCCTGGCTGGAAAAGAATCGGATTCCAGTTACAGTTGATGGAGACATTTTGACAATTGCGGATGCTCTCTTTATTGAACCACCATATGGGTTTGAAAACTGCCGCAGCACAAATGAAATTGTGCTGGGAAGAATTCAAggcttgataaaaaatatgccagagGATCATGACAAGTGGTGA